One Lysobacter enzymogenes DNA segment encodes these proteins:
- a CDS encoding VpsF family polysaccharide biosynthesis protein (VpsF, distantly related to oligosaccharide ligases, is encoded next to the probable flippase VpsE.), producing the protein MSPASGPQPGLQRAAAALAALALIAYLALSPALLTVLGIPYDAPYGPFWFKLHPGDYPLLLALACSLAARGNPLLEALRRLRAHPLLAAYLTAMASIFAYSLLRHGPSGSAFFIDTLMMPAAMALVLVAMDEAELRRLWRLLLAAVLVNAAIGLAEAASQRHLVPYTVAGGVAVIEDKFRATALHGHPLENAMLTGIALLAALDLPMPPRRRWALCALLVLALLAFGGRASFLLSVAALAAWAALRAREGLRAGRYGYLHIVGALLAGLVAAPVAAAAVWKSGLGARIFQGLYLDDSAAVRLRIFEVFDHLDGFDLLFGIAPQQIQELSLRIGLSQNLEAIENFWLFMLLQLGVFGFLAFAAGLGCGLYWLWRRADGGARWALLVFLATASTTNSLASKTSALTLLFALLCCLRGYRSRRLAQPQPRPAPPRRIAMRTGATA; encoded by the coding sequence ATGAGCCCCGCGTCCGGTCCCCAGCCCGGCTTGCAACGCGCCGCGGCCGCGTTGGCGGCGCTGGCGCTGATCGCCTACCTGGCCCTGTCGCCGGCGTTGCTGACGGTGCTGGGGATTCCCTACGACGCGCCGTACGGCCCGTTCTGGTTCAAGCTGCATCCGGGCGACTATCCGCTACTGCTGGCACTGGCCTGTTCGCTGGCCGCGCGCGGCAATCCGTTGCTCGAAGCGCTGCGCCGACTGCGCGCGCATCCCTTGCTCGCCGCCTACCTGACCGCGATGGCGTCGATCTTCGCCTACTCGCTGCTGCGCCACGGGCCGTCGGGCTCGGCGTTTTTCATCGATACCTTGATGATGCCGGCGGCGATGGCGCTGGTGTTGGTCGCGATGGACGAGGCCGAGCTGCGCCGGCTGTGGCGGTTGCTGCTGGCGGCGGTGCTGGTCAATGCCGCGATCGGCTTGGCCGAAGCCGCGTCGCAGCGGCATCTGGTGCCGTACACCGTGGCCGGCGGCGTGGCGGTGATCGAGGACAAGTTCCGCGCCACCGCGCTGCACGGCCATCCGCTGGAAAACGCGATGCTGACCGGCATCGCCCTGTTGGCCGCGCTCGACCTGCCGATGCCGCCGCGCCGGCGCTGGGCGCTGTGCGCCTTGCTGGTGCTGGCGCTGCTGGCCTTCGGCGGCCGCGCCAGCTTCCTGCTCAGCGTCGCGGCGCTGGCGGCATGGGCCGCGCTGCGCGCGCGCGAGGGCCTGCGCGCGGGCCGCTACGGCTACCTGCATATCGTCGGCGCGCTGCTGGCGGGCCTGGTCGCCGCGCCGGTGGCGGCGGCCGCGGTGTGGAAGAGCGGCCTGGGCGCGCGCATCTTCCAGGGCCTGTACCTGGACGACAGCGCTGCGGTGCGGCTGCGCATCTTCGAGGTGTTCGACCACCTCGACGGCTTCGATCTGCTGTTCGGCATCGCCCCGCAGCAGATCCAGGAACTGTCGCTGCGCATCGGTCTGTCGCAGAACCTGGAAGCGATCGAGAACTTCTGGTTGTTCATGCTGCTGCAACTGGGCGTGTTCGGATTCCTCGCCTTCGCCGCCGGCCTCGGCTGCGGTCTGTACTGGCTGTGGCGCCGCGCCGATGGCGGCGCGCGCTGGGCGCTGCTGGTGTTCCTGGCCACCGCGTCCACCACCAATTCGCTGGCATCCAAGACCAGCGCGCTGACCTTGCTGTTCGCGCTGCTGTGCTGCCTGCGCGGCTACCGCAGCCGGCGCCTGGCGCAACCGCAACCGCGGCCGGCGCCGCCGCGCCGCATCGCCATGCGCACTGGAGCGACCGCATGA
- a CDS encoding glycoside hydrolase family 5 protein — translation MRARRRRGLALGAGLALWLLACAAVEAMPLRRGVALSRWFEASAGAPVSAEELRALRAAGFDHVRIPVDPVSLGWSPRRGPKLDDARLRAAIDAALAAGLDAIVDLHPRERTKQSIERGGEWADGYVALWKALAADWKTLPTQRVAFELFNEPGFYGWTGGLAWSRYQQRLVAAVRGVDRERVLIVSGRKGGSLEGLVELAPLDDDKLIYSFHYYLPYVFTHQGASWMRGDEWTTAGHWRSVRYPAKAAQARLPHIDGGVGRDRARDEIADYFRDGWDRARIAAQWRPLREWAGKHKVRVHCGEFGTIREGVDPDSRYRWIGDVRALAEAEGWGWSVWNYADDFGLTANSNTTGAPRGALEPAALRALGLDARGQARLAAAHTRGEPGTSEPKQGAR, via the coding sequence TTGAGGGCCAGGCGCCGCCGCGGCCTCGCGCTCGGCGCCGGCCTGGCGCTGTGGCTGCTGGCCTGCGCTGCCGTAGAGGCGATGCCGCTGCGCCGCGGCGTGGCCTTGAGCCGCTGGTTCGAAGCCAGCGCCGGCGCGCCGGTGAGCGCCGAAGAACTGCGCGCTCTGCGCGCGGCCGGATTCGATCACGTGCGCATCCCGGTCGATCCGGTGAGCCTGGGCTGGTCGCCGCGGCGCGGGCCGAAACTCGACGATGCGCGCCTGCGCGCGGCCATCGACGCGGCGCTCGCGGCCGGGCTGGACGCGATCGTCGACCTGCATCCGCGCGAGCGGACCAAGCAGTCGATCGAGCGCGGCGGCGAGTGGGCGGACGGATACGTCGCGCTGTGGAAAGCGCTGGCGGCCGATTGGAAGACGCTGCCGACGCAGCGGGTGGCGTTCGAACTGTTCAACGAGCCCGGCTTCTACGGCTGGACCGGCGGCCTGGCCTGGAGCCGCTATCAGCAGCGGCTGGTGGCCGCGGTGCGCGGCGTCGACCGCGAGCGCGTGCTGATCGTCAGCGGGCGCAAGGGCGGCAGCCTGGAAGGGCTGGTCGAACTGGCGCCGCTCGACGACGACAAGCTGATCTACAGCTTCCATTACTACCTGCCGTACGTGTTCACCCACCAGGGCGCGAGCTGGATGCGCGGCGACGAGTGGACCACCGCCGGGCATTGGCGCAGCGTGCGCTATCCGGCCAAGGCGGCGCAGGCGCGGTTGCCGCATATCGACGGCGGGGTTGGGCGCGACCGCGCGCGCGACGAGATCGCCGATTACTTCCGCGACGGCTGGGACCGCGCGCGCATCGCCGCGCAGTGGCGGCCGCTGCGCGAGTGGGCCGGCAAGCACAAGGTGCGGGTGCATTGCGGCGAATTCGGCACGATCCGCGAAGGCGTCGACCCGGACTCGCGCTATCGCTGGATCGGCGACGTGCGCGCGCTGGCCGAGGCCGAAGGCTGGGGCTGGTCGGTGTGGAACTACGCCGACGATTTCGGCCTGACCGCGAACAGCAACACCACCGGCGCGCCGCGCGGCGCGCTGGAGCCGGCGGCGTTGCGCGCGCTCGGCCTGGACGCGCGGGGACAGGCCCGGCTGGCCGCGGCGCACACGCGCGGCGAGCCGGGCACGTCCGAACCCAAGCAGGGCGCGCGATGA
- a CDS encoding GumC family protein gives MDFELDRDPAARPAPVAAPSAASALREWLEIAFRDKRRIAAAFALCFGLTVLAALLPTARYQSEASVLVRLGHEYVYVADNTDGSSGGAMPLMFDRTEALSAETQILASRDLIAEVVRHVGLGRLYPDIARQREDPDRPKLDQAVERFRQGLDAQLLKGATVIQIGFSHRDPALAQAALRTLLQTYLTRRAAVFSDGQVRFLEGQVAAVDKRLQRAEQDLSRFKRAHGIVDYGQQIGLLLQQGNELESRLNDTDQQARTASERAKTLTRLANATPANLVQFSESLGDPQVPRQLLELRLKEQGLRSRYVDDNPLVVNAGNDVATAEAFIRDQRKAPPTTVRTGRNPVREAAELDLLRARSDESALAGSRKALQDTLQQLRRRADELSRQQIELAALSREQKLLEDSYGNYARKLEAARITEAREQKQRTTVSVLQAASWPLKAKSARLPILAIGLCLSVAAALLVAFLSQALRSSFQSPEQLERAFGLPVLATLPRVQR, from the coding sequence ATGGACTTCGAGCTCGATCGCGACCCCGCCGCCCGGCCCGCGCCGGTCGCCGCGCCGTCCGCCGCGTCCGCGCTGCGCGAATGGCTGGAGATCGCCTTCCGCGACAAGCGCCGCATCGCCGCTGCGTTCGCGCTGTGCTTCGGCCTGACCGTGCTGGCGGCGCTGCTGCCGACCGCGCGCTACCAGTCCGAGGCCAGCGTGCTGGTGCGGCTCGGCCATGAGTACGTCTACGTCGCCGACAACACCGACGGCAGCAGCGGCGGCGCGATGCCGCTGATGTTCGACCGCACCGAGGCGCTCAGCGCCGAGACCCAGATCCTGGCCAGCCGCGATCTGATCGCCGAGGTGGTGCGGCATGTCGGCCTGGGCCGGCTGTATCCCGACATCGCCCGCCAGCGCGAGGACCCGGACCGGCCCAAGCTCGACCAGGCGGTGGAGCGCTTCCGCCAGGGCCTGGACGCGCAGTTGCTCAAGGGCGCGACGGTGATACAGATCGGTTTCTCGCACCGCGATCCGGCCCTGGCCCAGGCCGCGCTGCGCACCTTGTTGCAGACCTACCTGACGCGTCGCGCCGCGGTGTTCTCCGACGGCCAGGTGCGGTTTCTCGAAGGCCAGGTGGCCGCGGTGGACAAACGCCTGCAGCGCGCCGAGCAGGACCTGAGCCGGTTCAAGCGCGCCCACGGCATCGTCGACTACGGCCAGCAGATCGGCCTGTTGCTGCAGCAGGGCAACGAGCTGGAGTCGCGCCTCAACGACACCGACCAGCAGGCGCGCACCGCCAGCGAACGGGCCAAGACCCTGACGCGGTTGGCCAACGCGACCCCGGCCAACCTGGTGCAGTTCAGCGAGAGCCTGGGCGACCCGCAGGTGCCGCGGCAGTTGCTGGAACTGCGGCTGAAAGAGCAGGGGCTGCGCTCGCGCTATGTCGACGACAACCCGCTGGTGGTCAACGCCGGCAACGACGTGGCCACCGCCGAGGCCTTCATCCGCGACCAGCGCAAGGCGCCGCCGACCACGGTGCGCACCGGCCGCAACCCGGTGCGCGAGGCCGCCGAACTGGACCTGCTGCGCGCGCGTTCGGACGAATCGGCGCTGGCCGGCAGCCGCAAGGCGTTGCAGGACACGCTGCAGCAACTGCGCCGGCGCGCCGACGAACTGAGCCGCCAGCAGATCGAACTGGCCGCGCTGAGCCGCGAGCAGAAGCTGCTGGAGGACAGCTACGGCAACTACGCGCGCAAGCTCGAAGCCGCGCGCATCACCGAGGCGCGCGAGCAGAAACAGCGCACCACGGTCAGCGTGCTGCAGGCCGCCAGCTGGCCGCTCAAGGCCAAGAGCGCGCGCCTGCCGATCCTGGCCATCGGCCTGTGCCTGAGCGTCGCCGCGGCCCTGCTGGTGGCCTTCCTCAGCCAGGCGCTGCGCAGCAGTTTCCAGTCGCCGGAGCAACTGGAACGCGCGTTCGGCCTGCCGGTGCTGGCGACCCTGCCGCGGGTGCAGCGTTGA
- a CDS encoding polysaccharide biosynthesis/export family protein, with protein sequence MLLAPLLMLLCLLASGLTASPAFAQAPAPAAAAAGADAGYRIAAGDELALKFFYAPELNETATVRPDGRIQLQLVGEVRAAGQTPRELADALKRAYAGSLRYPEVSVEVEKGFARQQVFVGGEVGRPGAQPLLPGLTLMRALIVAQGPTDRAALNRVAILRRDESGATRVIRVDAASQARRGADDGNDPPLQPFDVVLAVPSRISRVNKWIDQYVRRNLPVNVGFSYDLNDNNRRGD encoded by the coding sequence GTGCTGCTGGCGCCACTGCTGATGCTGTTGTGCCTGCTCGCGTCGGGCCTGACCGCGTCGCCGGCGTTCGCCCAGGCGCCCGCGCCGGCGGCCGCCGCGGCCGGCGCCGACGCCGGCTACCGCATCGCCGCCGGCGACGAGCTCGCGCTCAAGTTCTTCTACGCGCCCGAACTCAACGAGACCGCCACCGTGCGTCCCGACGGCCGCATCCAGCTGCAGCTGGTCGGCGAAGTCCGCGCCGCCGGGCAGACCCCGCGGGAGCTGGCCGACGCGCTCAAGCGCGCCTATGCCGGCAGCCTGCGTTACCCGGAGGTCTCGGTCGAAGTCGAGAAGGGCTTCGCCCGCCAGCAAGTGTTCGTCGGCGGCGAAGTCGGCCGGCCCGGCGCGCAGCCGCTGTTGCCGGGGCTGACCCTGATGCGCGCGCTGATCGTGGCCCAGGGCCCGACCGACCGCGCCGCGCTCAATCGGGTCGCGATCCTGCGCCGCGACGAGTCCGGCGCGACCCGGGTGATCCGCGTCGATGCCGCCTCGCAGGCGCGCCGCGGCGCCGACGACGGCAACGATCCGCCGCTGCAGCCCTTCGACGTGGTGCTGGCGGTGCCGTCGCGGATCTCGCGGGTCAACAAGTGGATCGACCAGTACGTGCGCCGCAACCTGCCGGTCAACGTGGGGTTCTCCTACGACCTCAACGACAACAACCGCCGGGGCGATTGA
- a CDS encoding undecaprenyl-phosphate glucose phosphotransferase, with protein sequence MRLGFSSALFAFARPSALRNIVALARLAHFLIVFGAGALALHALQGGPPRASEHYLALSALAGALCVLVFHSFGLYGHDMFGSRLLIRRTLLAWGAAFGLVMTLHLLFRFLRPLPDGSLALWFALSFVLFVGGRLVMLWLFQRRIRQGAFIQRSVILGMTDNALRLAEQIHYRADVVSGLVGYIDDRRTHRLSEPPPSSLPRLGDIDDLERLIRDDGVDQVLVALPAQARGRNEHLAQRLRRLPVQVLLVPDMGSFHFAHRKLVPVAGVPMFVIAEPPLQGWAPVLKRAEDLALSALALLALAPLMALIALAVKLDSPGPVLFRQKRYGYNQRLIEVFKFRSMHHHLRDEHAARQTGRADPRVTRVGRFIRKTSLDELPQLFNVLAGSMSLVGPRPHATATKAANVLFEDAVQEYVARHRVKPGITGLAQINGYRGETDTIEKIQRRVEYDLEYIENWSLWLDLSILLRTLPAVLSAEAAY encoded by the coding sequence ATGAGGTTGGGGTTCTCCAGTGCGCTGTTCGCGTTCGCTCGTCCGTCGGCCCTGCGCAATATCGTCGCGCTGGCCCGGTTGGCCCACTTTCTGATCGTGTTCGGGGCCGGCGCGCTGGCGCTGCACGCCCTGCAGGGCGGTCCGCCGCGCGCCAGCGAGCACTATCTCGCGCTGTCGGCCCTGGCCGGCGCGCTGTGCGTGCTGGTGTTCCACAGCTTCGGCCTGTACGGCCACGACATGTTCGGCAGCCGGCTGCTGATCCGCCGCACCTTGCTGGCCTGGGGCGCGGCGTTCGGGCTGGTGATGACCCTGCACCTGCTGTTCCGTTTCCTGCGGCCGCTGCCGGACGGATCGCTGGCGCTGTGGTTCGCGCTGAGCTTCGTCCTGTTCGTGGGCGGGCGGCTGGTGATGCTGTGGCTGTTCCAGCGCCGGATCCGCCAGGGCGCTTTCATCCAGCGCTCGGTGATCCTGGGGATGACCGACAACGCGCTGCGCCTGGCCGAGCAGATCCACTATCGCGCCGACGTCGTGTCCGGTCTGGTCGGCTACATCGACGACCGCCGCACCCACCGGCTCAGCGAGCCGCCGCCGTCCTCGCTGCCGCGGCTGGGCGACATCGACGACCTGGAGCGGCTGATCCGCGACGACGGCGTCGACCAGGTGCTGGTGGCGCTGCCGGCGCAGGCGCGCGGGCGCAACGAGCACCTGGCCCAGCGCCTGCGCCGCCTGCCGGTGCAGGTGTTGCTGGTGCCGGACATGGGCAGCTTCCACTTCGCCCACCGCAAGCTGGTGCCGGTGGCCGGGGTGCCGATGTTCGTGATCGCCGAGCCGCCGCTGCAGGGCTGGGCGCCGGTGCTCAAGCGCGCCGAGGACCTGGCGCTGTCGGCGCTGGCGCTGCTGGCGCTGGCGCCGCTGATGGCGCTGATCGCGCTGGCGGTGAAGCTGGATTCGCCCGGCCCGGTGCTGTTCCGGCAGAAGCGCTATGGCTACAACCAGCGCCTGATCGAGGTGTTCAAGTTCCGCTCGATGCACCACCACCTGCGCGACGAGCACGCCGCGCGGCAGACCGGCCGCGCCGACCCGCGGGTGACCCGGGTCGGGCGCTTCATCCGCAAGACCAGCCTGGACGAGCTGCCGCAGCTGTTCAACGTGCTCGCCGGCAGCATGTCGCTGGTCGGCCCGCGTCCGCACGCGACCGCGACCAAGGCCGCCAACGTGCTGTTCGAGGACGCGGTGCAGGAGTACGTCGCGCGGCACCGGGTCAAGCCGGGCATCACTGGGCTGGCCCAGATCAACGGTTATCGCGGCGAGACCGACACGATCGAGAAGATCCAGCGCCGGGTCGAGTACGACCTGGAATACATCGAAAACTGGTCGCTGTGGCTGGACCTGTCGATCCTGCTGCGCACGCTGCCGGCGGTGCTGTCGGCGGAGGCGGCGTATTGA